In a single window of the Pseudodesulfovibrio profundus genome:
- a CDS encoding DUF554 domain-containing protein — protein MLPVGSIVNALAIIGGSIIGCWLQSRFPDRIRSIVFQGLGLCVLLIGIQMALKVENILIVIFAILLGAITGELCRLDTLFERMGNRLKGLLKSKNPKFTEGLITASLIYCIGAMAIVGALEEGINGNPEVLLTKSILDGFASIALAASYGSGVFFSFIPVLLYQGIMTIGASYFQQYFSDMMIAQITACGGLLIIGIGINLLELTEIKLANLLPSLGFVVILTALFA, from the coding sequence ATGCTCCCCGTAGGCTCAATCGTCAACGCCCTCGCCATCATCGGCGGTTCGATCATTGGTTGCTGGCTGCAATCGCGCTTCCCGGACCGCATTCGATCCATTGTTTTTCAGGGCCTCGGCCTGTGCGTCCTGCTTATCGGGATTCAGATGGCCCTCAAGGTCGAGAACATCCTTATCGTCATCTTCGCGATTCTACTGGGCGCCATCACTGGCGAGCTTTGCCGTCTGGATACCCTGTTCGAGCGAATGGGCAACCGACTCAAGGGCCTTCTCAAGTCGAAGAACCCCAAATTCACCGAAGGGTTGATTACCGCCTCTCTCATTTACTGCATCGGGGCCATGGCTATCGTCGGCGCTCTCGAAGAAGGCATCAACGGGAACCCCGAGGTGCTTCTCACCAAATCAATTCTGGATGGATTCGCCTCCATCGCCCTGGCCGCATCCTATGGCTCCGGCGTCTTCTTCTCTTTCATCCCTGTCCTGCTCTACCAGGGAATCATGACCATTGGCGCGAGCTACTTTCAGCAGTACTTTTCCGACATGATGATCGCCCAGATCACTGCCTGCGGCGGATTGCTGATTATCGGTATCGGGATCAACCTGCTCGAACTGACAGAAATCAAGCTGGCGAACCTGCTCCCTTCACTGGGGTTCGTGGTCATCCTCACCGCCCTTTTCGCCTAA
- a CDS encoding AEC family transporter, with the protein MSPILLAVAPIFGLILIGFTLYRFEFPGTGFWPVSERLTYYVLFPALLIGGLSGRSFDASALGLAVTLLLSVGGVSLVLVFMRRLLPMDGPAFTSVFQGAIRPNTYVGLSVAAALLGPDWMTLSAVALLTLVPLVNVLCVLVLARHGGNGGGALRTLQELGKNPLILSCVVGFLMNGFSITLPVAIQDVLDILGKAALPMGLLAVGAGLRFEGVLCRIWPVAVASVAHLLILPLVAFGCSILLGLDELSRNAALIYTAIPVSVSAFILARQMGGDHRVMALIITVQTILSACTLPIILTLLGS; encoded by the coding sequence ATGTCCCCCATTCTACTGGCAGTCGCGCCCATTTTCGGGCTGATTCTTATCGGATTCACACTGTACCGGTTTGAGTTTCCGGGTACTGGCTTTTGGCCGGTTTCGGAACGGCTGACCTATTATGTCCTTTTCCCTGCGCTGCTTATCGGTGGCTTATCGGGGCGTTCCTTTGACGCCTCTGCCTTGGGGCTGGCCGTGACACTGTTGCTGTCTGTTGGGGGCGTGTCGCTGGTCCTCGTTTTTATGCGTCGACTGCTCCCCATGGATGGTCCGGCGTTCACGTCGGTGTTTCAGGGAGCCATACGCCCGAATACTTACGTGGGACTCTCAGTGGCCGCTGCACTGTTAGGGCCGGACTGGATGACGCTCTCGGCGGTTGCGTTGCTGACGCTAGTGCCGCTGGTCAATGTGCTGTGCGTGTTGGTTTTGGCCCGTCATGGCGGCAACGGCGGCGGGGCACTTCGCACGTTGCAGGAGCTGGGCAAAAATCCGCTCATCCTGTCATGCGTGGTCGGTTTTTTGATGAATGGGTTTAGCATCACGTTACCGGTCGCGATTCAGGATGTGCTGGATATTCTGGGTAAGGCTGCATTGCCCATGGGACTGCTGGCAGTGGGGGCAGGGCTTCGTTTTGAAGGAGTGCTCTGTCGAATCTGGCCGGTCGCCGTGGCGTCTGTCGCGCATCTTCTGATACTGCCACTGGTTGCTTTTGGCTGCTCCATACTGCTTGGGCTTGATGAATTGTCGCGCAATGCGGCGTTGATCTACACAGCCATTCCGGTGTCAGTGTCCGCTTTTATCCTTGCCCGGCAGATGGGTGGTGATCACCGTGTGATGGCGTTGATCATAACGGTTCAGACCATTTTGTCCGCGTGTACGCTCCCGATTATACTGACACTCCTTGGCTCCTGA
- a CDS encoding N-acyl homoserine lactonase family protein: protein MKYKVHPICMGTKVFDKGMMTYQQGYGSPYTIPIYTWYIEGGDKKILVDTGEMQPIISEEREQAIGGKIYTFEEGLAKYGLKPEDIDIIIHTHMHNDHCENDYKCVNAKVYMHEKELEAAYNPHPLDFRYLEDYLDDIKDNGQIVTVSEDTEVVPGITMIHTPAHTEGGMSIKIETEKGSVLICGFCTILENIEPPIEVKAMEMEVIPPGTNTGPAEAYDILLKAKEMADYVLPLHEPKWASMETVPE, encoded by the coding sequence ATGAAATACAAAGTCCACCCCATCTGTATGGGGACCAAAGTGTTCGACAAAGGCATGATGACGTATCAACAGGGATATGGTTCTCCGTACACCATCCCCATCTATACCTGGTACATCGAAGGCGGGGACAAGAAGATTCTCGTCGATACCGGTGAAATGCAGCCCATCATTTCCGAAGAGCGTGAGCAGGCCATTGGCGGCAAAATCTACACCTTTGAGGAAGGATTGGCCAAATATGGACTCAAGCCCGAGGACATCGACATCATCATCCACACCCACATGCACAACGACCATTGCGAGAACGACTACAAGTGCGTCAACGCCAAGGTCTACATGCATGAAAAGGAACTGGAGGCCGCGTACAATCCGCATCCTCTCGATTTCCGCTACCTCGAAGACTACCTCGATGACATCAAGGACAACGGCCAGATCGTGACCGTGTCCGAAGACACCGAGGTCGTACCCGGTATAACCATGATCCACACGCCTGCTCACACCGAAGGCGGCATGTCCATCAAGATCGAGACCGAGAAGGGCAGCGTCCTCATTTGCGGATTCTGTACCATCCTCGAGAACATTGAGCCGCCCATCGAAGTCAAGGCCATGGAGATGGAAGTCATCCCTCCCGGAACCAATACCGGTCCTGCCGAGGCATACGATATTCTGCTCAAGGCCAAGGAGATGGCAGACTACGTGTTGCCGCTCCATGAACCCAAATGGGCGTCCATGGAAACCGTTCCCGAATAA
- a CDS encoding NupC/NupG family nucleoside CNT transporter: MLQSGFGLLALVLLAWLMSENRGKVRISGVAIGVGLQLILGLLMLKVPIFEQIFLGLNSVALAIEKATMAGTSFVFGYLGGGPLPFEEPYPGAGFILAFRALPIILIMSVISAVLYYWRVLPVIVSAFSYCLEKTMKIGGALGVGAASNIFVGMVEAPLMVKPYLGRMTRSELFTIMTCGMATIAGTMLVLYASILAPVIPNAMGQILAASIISAPAAILIARVMVPETAKHMTEGSIVPPREAASTMDAVTLGTSDGIKILLNVVAMLLVLVALVSLINAGLAFLPDVMGAPLTLQRMLGWIMAPVVWLIGIPWAEAQTAGTLMGTKTILNEFLAYLELAKLEPGVLSERSRVIMTYAMCGFANFGSLGIMIGGLSVMAPQRRDEIVQLGAKSIISGTLATLMTGAVVGVIL; this comes from the coding sequence ATGCTGCAGAGTGGATTTGGGTTGCTGGCGCTTGTCTTGCTGGCCTGGTTGATGAGTGAGAACCGGGGCAAGGTTCGTATTTCCGGGGTGGCCATCGGAGTTGGGTTACAATTGATTCTGGGACTGCTGATGCTCAAGGTCCCGATTTTTGAACAGATATTTCTCGGCTTGAACAGTGTTGCGCTGGCCATTGAAAAAGCGACCATGGCCGGGACAAGCTTTGTGTTCGGCTATCTGGGCGGCGGTCCGCTGCCATTCGAGGAACCGTATCCCGGTGCCGGATTCATTCTTGCCTTTCGGGCGCTCCCCATAATTCTCATCATGTCCGTGATCTCTGCCGTGCTCTATTACTGGCGCGTGCTGCCTGTGATTGTCAGCGCTTTTTCCTACTGTCTGGAAAAGACCATGAAGATAGGTGGGGCGCTGGGCGTGGGGGCGGCTTCTAATATCTTTGTAGGCATGGTCGAGGCGCCGTTGATGGTCAAGCCGTATCTGGGGCGGATGACCCGGAGTGAGCTGTTCACCATCATGACCTGCGGCATGGCGACCATCGCCGGAACCATGCTGGTGCTCTATGCATCCATTCTTGCGCCGGTCATTCCCAATGCCATGGGTCAGATTCTTGCCGCTTCCATCATCTCGGCTCCGGCTGCCATTCTCATTGCCCGGGTCATGGTTCCCGAAACCGCCAAGCACATGACCGAAGGATCGATCGTCCCACCCCGCGAGGCTGCCTCCACCATGGATGCCGTGACGCTCGGTACATCTGATGGCATCAAAATCCTGCTCAACGTGGTGGCCATGTTGCTCGTACTCGTGGCGCTGGTTTCCTTGATCAACGCCGGTCTTGCCTTTTTGCCGGATGTCATGGGTGCGCCCTTGACCCTGCAGCGTATGCTTGGCTGGATCATGGCGCCGGTTGTCTGGCTTATCGGCATTCCGTGGGCCGAGGCCCAAACTGCCGGGACGCTCATGGGGACCAAGACCATACTCAACGAATTTCTGGCGTATCTGGAACTTGCCAAGCTGGAGCCGGGCGTATTGTCGGAACGCAGTCGTGTCATCATGACCTACGCCATGTGCGGCTTTGCCAATTTCGGTTCCCTCGGCATCATGATCGGTGGACTCAGCGTCATGGCGCCGCAGCGGCGTGACGAGATCGTTCAACTGGGGGCCAAGTCCATTATCTCCGGTACGTTGGCGACTCTGATGACCGGAGCGGTGGTCGGGGTGATCCTCTAA
- a CDS encoding MFS transporter, producing MSSSSSTQHALPFRSALPAVLFVTSIFFCNFLSRVMFAPLMPVIQDEMGFTHAGAGQLFLALGIGNGVGLLLSGFISREVDHRRTVAISSILVGICVLIVTQTTGYGSLMGAMLALGMAVGLYLPSGMATLTSLVRNKDWGKSIAVHELAPNVAYVAAPLLAESLLLIAGWKGAFYLLGGAQIVLGLLFLRRGRGGEFPGMVPGPLMVAQILRRPIFWLLMTFFAMAVGASIGPYSMLPLYLVDAHGFTREEANKLLAASRIMACFMPFLAGWITDKWGAKPAILLYLVTNGVSLILLGVAKGSLLVSLVVMQPVFSVLLFAPGFTVLASAFPPEHRSVAIALMGPLNATIGMGLVPTFLGYMGDAGMFGAGFMVQGAILLITILFLPILPKGRAN from the coding sequence ATGTCATCAAGTTCATCCACCCAGCACGCCTTGCCCTTTCGCTCCGCACTCCCTGCCGTCTTGTTCGTGACATCCATTTTTTTCTGCAACTTTCTTTCTCGTGTCATGTTTGCCCCGCTCATGCCTGTCATACAGGATGAAATGGGTTTTACCCATGCCGGAGCCGGACAACTCTTTCTTGCGCTGGGGATCGGAAACGGCGTTGGCCTGCTGCTAAGCGGGTTTATCTCCAGAGAGGTGGATCATCGTCGGACAGTGGCGATTTCGTCCATACTGGTGGGTATTTGTGTGCTCATAGTTACGCAAACCACTGGGTATGGCTCGCTTATGGGGGCCATGCTCGCCTTGGGAATGGCTGTGGGATTGTATCTGCCATCCGGCATGGCGACCCTGACCTCCCTTGTGCGTAACAAAGACTGGGGCAAGTCCATCGCTGTCCATGAGCTGGCTCCCAACGTTGCGTACGTGGCCGCTCCTCTGCTGGCTGAATCCCTTTTATTGATAGCGGGCTGGAAAGGTGCTTTCTACCTTCTGGGAGGTGCGCAGATAGTGCTCGGGCTGCTCTTTCTTCGGCGCGGGAGGGGCGGCGAGTTTCCGGGCATGGTGCCTGGGCCGTTGATGGTTGCTCAAATACTGCGACGCCCGATTTTCTGGTTGCTGATGACATTCTTTGCCATGGCGGTCGGTGCATCCATCGGCCCCTATTCCATGTTGCCACTGTACTTGGTCGATGCGCACGGCTTTACTCGGGAAGAGGCAAACAAGCTGCTGGCGGCGTCCCGCATCATGGCCTGCTTCATGCCGTTTCTTGCGGGATGGATAACCGATAAATGGGGAGCCAAGCCTGCCATTCTTCTCTATCTGGTGACCAATGGCGTGTCGCTTATCCTGCTGGGGGTTGCCAAAGGTTCCCTACTTGTTTCTTTGGTGGTCATGCAGCCCGTGTTCTCGGTTCTGCTTTTTGCGCCGGGATTCACCGTGCTTGCCTCGGCATTTCCTCCTGAGCACCGTAGCGTGGCTATCGCGCTTATGGGGCCGCTCAACGCCACCATCGGCATGGGACTGGTGCCCACATTCCTTGGCTACATGGGGGATGCGGGCATGTTCGGTGCCGGGTTCATGGTGCAGGGGGCGATTTTGCTCATCACCATTCTCTTTCTCCCCATTCTTCCCAAGGGCCGGGCAAATTAG
- a CDS encoding chemotaxis protein CheX — MNVELAKPFIKAAVDVLSTMAFIKPTVGKPYVKKDNVAAGDISGMIGITGEKNGSVSLSFSKGCAVAIVKNMLGDEIDDIMQDVKDAVGELTNMISGQARAGLAEKGLVFQGSTPTVVMGDGHTISHMAKSPIMAIPFTTPDGDFTIEFCFE, encoded by the coding sequence ATGAATGTTGAGTTGGCAAAACCGTTCATAAAGGCAGCTGTAGACGTTTTGTCTACCATGGCATTTATCAAGCCCACTGTCGGCAAACCCTATGTAAAAAAAGACAATGTCGCTGCCGGTGACATCTCTGGCATGATCGGCATTACCGGGGAAAAGAACGGAAGTGTTTCGCTGTCCTTCTCCAAAGGATGTGCGGTCGCTATTGTCAAGAACATGCTTGGCGACGAGATTGACGACATCATGCAGGACGTCAAGGATGCCGTTGGTGAGCTCACCAACATGATCTCCGGTCAGGCGCGTGCAGGCCTCGCGGAAAAGGGGCTCGTCTTCCAGGGTTCCACTCCGACCGTTGTAATGGGTGACGGCCACACCATTTCTCACATGGCCAAGTCTCCGATCATGGCAATCCCCTTCACCACACCCGATGGAGACTTCACCATCGAGTTCTGTTTCGAATAA
- a CDS encoding response regulator → MSILEDFRNKEFLDQITILNEISGSKTPDALPELIELLKNPVGDTSIDYMVVNALNAVLSSNENKIIEGLTDEHDGFRILCIRVAGEHRLVRAAEPLVQIARDEQDPDRLMEILTSLAHIGDPVALEVFRKHLGHEDAFIQSSCIEALGKLEDDESIDAFKAILTESEAPERYEVCEISTWKAIEALATFNREDTLAFLVEKLHHKNPTVRRIITDALVNIGTPAIPMLLQSFESGDTDNKILAANVLGFVADRSGANGLVAAFDKGLADDSNVRYAVYEALGRIGTMKGIICLVDGLNEEDELILMAVIGGLEKHVNPGMISKLTDLIIQANDQSDRLAKAIISSRATRIFDALYETAGAGDALMDALTASRDAEIIEEFRAVLAEVGGSRAEEDMARLPQLAAGSFKALAADDSRSMCAMHRAILSDLGFEPVIATNGEEAYDFVEQGEEFKIIITDMNMPVMDGMELVTKLRNTPGYEDVPIIMVTTESEATQVSLAEKAGVTAFITKPFKPDALKAKIQEITALSRPEIG, encoded by the coding sequence ATGTCTATATTAGAAGACTTTCGCAATAAAGAGTTCCTAGATCAGATCACCATCCTCAACGAGATCTCCGGCAGTAAAACGCCTGACGCACTTCCCGAACTGATTGAACTGCTCAAAAATCCCGTAGGTGACACGTCCATTGATTACATGGTGGTCAATGCGCTGAACGCCGTGCTCTCAAGCAATGAGAACAAGATAATCGAAGGATTGACCGACGAGCATGACGGGTTCCGCATCCTCTGTATCCGCGTGGCTGGTGAGCACCGTCTGGTGCGCGCGGCCGAACCGCTCGTTCAAATAGCCAGAGATGAGCAGGATCCGGACCGACTCATGGAAATCCTGACCTCTCTTGCCCATATCGGCGACCCGGTTGCGCTCGAAGTCTTCCGTAAACATCTCGGACATGAAGACGCGTTCATCCAGTCCTCATGCATCGAAGCGCTCGGCAAGTTGGAAGATGACGAATCCATCGACGCCTTCAAGGCCATACTCACGGAAAGTGAAGCACCTGAGCGCTATGAAGTGTGTGAAATCTCCACCTGGAAAGCAATTGAAGCCCTGGCCACATTCAACCGCGAAGACACGTTAGCCTTCCTTGTTGAAAAGCTGCACCATAAGAACCCTACGGTACGCCGCATCATCACTGACGCTCTCGTCAACATAGGTACTCCGGCAATCCCCATGTTGCTGCAATCCTTTGAAAGTGGCGATACGGACAACAAGATCCTGGCTGCCAACGTGCTCGGCTTCGTGGCCGACAGAAGCGGTGCCAACGGCCTTGTCGCCGCCTTTGACAAAGGACTGGCAGACGACTCCAACGTCCGGTACGCCGTATACGAAGCCCTTGGTCGCATTGGCACCATGAAAGGCATCATCTGCCTTGTGGACGGGCTGAACGAAGAAGACGAACTCATCCTCATGGCGGTTATCGGCGGTCTGGAGAAACATGTCAATCCGGGGATGATCTCCAAATTGACCGATCTCATCATTCAGGCCAACGATCAGAGCGACCGGCTCGCAAAAGCCATTATTTCTTCCCGAGCCACCAGGATATTCGACGCCCTGTATGAGACTGCGGGCGCAGGTGATGCGCTCATGGACGCCCTCACCGCCTCCAGGGATGCCGAAATCATCGAAGAGTTCCGCGCTGTCCTCGCCGAGGTGGGCGGCAGCAGAGCAGAAGAAGATATGGCTCGCCTGCCGCAGCTCGCAGCCGGATCGTTCAAGGCTCTGGCCGCGGACGACTCCCGCTCCATGTGCGCCATGCACCGCGCCATTCTCTCCGATCTCGGATTTGAACCCGTCATCGCCACCAACGGCGAGGAAGCCTATGACTTCGTGGAACAGGGCGAAGAGTTCAAGATCATCATCACCGATATGAACATGCCTGTCATGGACGGTATGGAACTGGTGACCAAGCTCCGCAACACCCCCGGCTACGAAGACGTACCCATTATCATGGTTACCACGGAGTCCGAAGCCACACAGGTCAGCCTTGCGGAAAAGGCCGGTGTCACGGCCTTCATCACCAAGCCGTTCAAGCCGGATGCTCTCAAGGCAAAGATTCAGGAAATCACCGCATTGAGCCGTCCTGAAATAGGTTGA
- a CDS encoding IS3 family transposase (programmed frameshift) has translation MEDKSKQRVRRTQRDYTMAFKLSVVAQVEKGEMTYKQAQALYGIQGRSTVLKWLRKHGTLDWSKSMVHSRKDPKARETPVQKIKRLEKELEEEKIKTALLNKMIEISDREFGTSIRKKPYPRAARSLQRERQISLSACCRQLGVSRQSVYQAEKRHDAREAMYQEAKAMVLNVRTRMPRLGTRKLYHLLKDAFSAKGIRLGRDGLFSLLRREHMLIKRRKNYTKTTNSKHWLKKHPNLLKDVQPRCPEQVFVSDITYVNTREQTCYLSLVTDAFSRKIMGYNVSRDLSAESTTKALDAAVENKRRRVNTIHHSDRGLQYASSVYQRKLQESGMVPSMTDGYDCYQNALAERMNGILKQEFMVTKCNDFAELNTLVRESVEIYNSQRPHLSLGMRTPNDVHESGCGASPTA, from the exons ATGGAAGACAAATCCAAACAGCGAGTTAGACGCACCCAACGCGATTACACGATGGCCTTTAAATTGTCGGTTGTGGCACAGGTGGAAAAGGGCGAGATGACGTACAAGCAGGCTCAGGCTCTTTATGGTATTCAAGGGCGAAGCACTGTGCTGAAGTGGCTCAGGAAGCACGGCACCCTTGATTGGAGCAAGTCCATGGTACATTCCCGAAAAGACCCAAAAGCCAGAGAAACACCGGTCCAGAAGATCAAACGGCTGGAGAAAGAGCTTGAGGAAGAAAAGATCAAGACCGCGCTTCTCAATAAAATGATTGAGATTTCCGACCGCGAGTTTGGGACTTCTATAAGAAAAAAGC CTTACCCCCGAGCTGCACGAAGTCTTCAGAGAGAAAGACAAATAAGCTTGTCTGCTTGTTGCAGGCAGCTCGGGGTCAGTCGGCAGTCCGTGTATCAGGCTGAAAAGCGCCATGATGCACGGGAAGCCATGTATCAGGAGGCAAAGGCCATGGTCCTGAACGTGCGGACCAGGATGCCCCGCCTTGGGACTCGAAAGCTGTACCACCTGTTGAAGGACGCATTTTCCGCAAAGGGAATCAGGCTCGGACGTGATGGGTTGTTTTCCCTGCTGCGGCGAGAGCATATGCTCATCAAGCGACGGAAAAACTATACAAAGACAACCAACTCGAAGCATTGGCTAAAAAAGCATCCCAACTTGTTGAAAGATGTTCAACCGAGATGTCCTGAGCAGGTGTTCGTAAGCGACATTACCTACGTGAATACACGTGAGCAAACATGCTATCTGTCGCTGGTGACAGATGCATTCAGCCGGAAGATAATGGGATACAACGTGAGCCGGGATCTCAGTGCGGAAAGCACAACCAAAGCGCTGGACGCGGCAGTTGAAAACAAGCGAAGGAGGGTGAATACAATTCACCATTCAGATCGAGGACTCCAATACGCTTCTTCGGTCTACCAGAGAAAACTCCAGGAATCCGGCATGGTTCCTTCCATGACAGATGGCTATGACTGCTATCAAAATGCCTTGGCGGAACGGATGAATGGAATTCTGAAGCAAGAGTTCATGGTCACCAAATGCAACGACTTTGCAGAGCTCAATACCCTGGTGAGGGAATCCGTTGAGATATACAATTCACAACGGCCACATCTCAGCCTAGGAATGAGAACGCCAAACGATGTACACGAATCAGGCTGTGGGGCTAGCCCCACAGCCTGA
- a CDS encoding esterase/lipase family protein, translating into MMETIVILLLFLAVAYPALRYLIFILSNRQSGELPEVRRQLGGLFKPVMRGAATAGLADLMVLPTYPLGIMGGREPMGSGTPILLVHGLFHNSSAWLVMKQRLRKAGYENLHTYQYNSFTGEFPQAVDGLQRKLDSLLQQSPSRKVILVGHSLGGLVIRAAVGNPRFWGKIAGMVALGTPHGGSDLARFGGNRMARGLIPGREIMTMADGAPQPDCPKLAIFNPVDDFVFPLHTLLPPEGWSKKVCSPMGHVWMLYSKEIADMLIDFLSEVLEEENREAAS; encoded by the coding sequence ATGATGGAAACCATAGTGATCCTTTTGCTCTTTTTGGCCGTGGCCTATCCAGCCTTGCGGTATTTGATATTCATATTGTCGAATCGCCAATCCGGGGAACTGCCGGAGGTACGGCGGCAACTAGGTGGACTGTTCAAGCCGGTTATGCGTGGAGCAGCGACTGCCGGGCTTGCTGACCTGATGGTTTTGCCGACCTATCCGCTGGGTATCATGGGTGGGCGTGAACCCATGGGGAGTGGCACTCCGATTCTTTTGGTGCATGGCCTGTTTCATAATTCGTCGGCCTGGCTTGTCATGAAGCAGCGGTTGCGCAAGGCGGGGTATGAGAACCTGCATACCTACCAGTACAATAGCTTTACGGGCGAGTTTCCGCAGGCTGTGGACGGGTTGCAGCGCAAGCTGGATTCCCTGTTGCAGCAGAGCCCGAGCCGCAAGGTCATTCTGGTAGGACACAGCCTGGGTGGATTGGTTATTCGAGCAGCAGTGGGCAATCCTCGGTTCTGGGGGAAAATCGCCGGAATGGTCGCACTCGGAACCCCACATGGTGGTTCCGATCTTGCCCGCTTCGGCGGCAATAGAATGGCCCGAGGATTGATCCCCGGACGGGAGATCATGACAATGGCAGATGGAGCCCCGCAACCGGATTGTCCGAAACTCGCCATCTTCAATCCTGTGGATGATTTTGTTTTCCCTTTGCATACCCTCCTGCCTCCCGAAGGGTGGAGCAAGAAGGTGTGCTCTCCCATGGGGCATGTCTGGATGCTCTATTCAAAAGAAATAGCCGATATGCTGATAGACTTTTTGAGTGAAGTTCTTGAGGAAGAGAACAGGGAAGCCGCATCCTGA
- a CDS encoding DUF1786 domain-containing protein, whose amino-acid sequence MSRTTLCLDIGSGTQDVLLYSPDTEIENCPKFVLPSPALQIGKRIERLRLEGKSIWLHGRNMGGGVTRFIRAHQQAGLSVASSTSAAYTMADDLGRVTDSGIQITEACPEGFAPVRLTDFDEAWWRNFFDAAELPWPDSIAACAQDHGFHPGESNRMGRFKLWQSFLHEGKGRPENLVFQTPPSMLTRLKDLQEDIGGGPVADTGAAAVLGTLYVDEIEKESHEHGITLVNIGNSHLIAFLLYGGRIHGVYEQHTSCIDSEKLWSDLSYFRCGCLSFDQVFADRGHGCMTMDLPDEAQGFKPTYVIGPRRNMLQGYDVSFPAPGGDMMLAGAFGLIKGLSMQER is encoded by the coding sequence ATGTCTCGTACCACATTATGTCTTGATATCGGCTCTGGAACACAGGATGTGCTGCTCTACTCACCGGATACGGAAATCGAGAACTGCCCCAAATTCGTCCTTCCTTCTCCTGCCTTGCAAATAGGCAAACGCATTGAACGGCTGCGACTGGAAGGAAAGTCCATCTGGCTCCACGGGCGTAACATGGGCGGCGGAGTCACCCGATTCATCCGAGCCCACCAACAGGCCGGGCTCAGCGTCGCATCAAGCACAAGCGCCGCGTACACCATGGCAGATGATCTGGGTCGAGTGACCGATTCCGGCATCCAGATCACCGAAGCATGCCCGGAAGGATTCGCGCCCGTTCGCCTGACTGATTTTGATGAAGCATGGTGGCGTAACTTCTTCGACGCCGCAGAGCTTCCATGGCCTGATTCCATTGCTGCCTGTGCTCAGGATCACGGATTCCACCCGGGCGAATCCAACCGGATGGGCCGTTTCAAGCTCTGGCAATCGTTTCTCCATGAAGGCAAAGGAAGACCGGAAAATCTTGTTTTTCAAACACCCCCTTCCATGCTGACGCGCCTCAAGGATTTGCAGGAGGATATTGGCGGTGGGCCAGTGGCCGACACAGGGGCCGCGGCAGTGCTCGGGACCCTGTATGTCGACGAAATCGAGAAAGAAAGCCATGAGCACGGCATCACACTGGTCAATATCGGCAACTCACATCTGATCGCATTTCTTCTCTACGGAGGCCGAATTCATGGCGTCTACGAACAACACACCAGTTGCATCGATTCCGAGAAGCTGTGGTCAGACCTCTCCTATTTTCGATGCGGCTGTCTCTCCTTTGATCAGGTCTTCGCAGACCGCGGACATGGCTGCATGACCATGGATCTCCCCGATGAAGCTCAAGGATTCAAGCCGACCTATGTGATCGGTCCCAGGCGCAACATGCTCCAGGGATATGATGTTTCCTTCCCCGCACCCGGAGGCGACATGATGCTCGCCGGTGCATTCGGACTCATCAAAGGGCTGTCAATGCAGGAAAGATGA
- a CDS encoding DUF4197 domain-containing protein — protein MLFRLRSVLLVFLCLALFWSQALAGWGDALNKMGSDMADTAATAAGSPYTPSEAMAGIKETLKLGTDSAANTLGSPGGFSAHPDTALSLPGNLSFPGSSMLLDSLNGAAEGAIPGVKSTFLDSISSLSVSNPTKAVSGGDTAITQYFEQNSRDTLAKLVRPIVEQSVQSAGVGDYLGPLAAAQQAAGLGGTAFDPTTYLTDKTLDSMFYYIGEKEKALRSSGAENASSLLQKLF, from the coding sequence ATGCTCTTTCGATTACGTTCGGTCCTGTTAGTCTTCCTGTGCCTTGCTCTGTTCTGGTCACAGGCTCTGGCCGGCTGGGGTGATGCGCTCAATAAAATGGGCAGCGACATGGCAGACACAGCTGCCACTGCGGCCGGTTCTCCTTATACCCCATCGGAAGCGATGGCAGGCATCAAGGAGACCCTCAAGCTCGGTACGGATTCCGCAGCCAATACATTGGGAAGCCCCGGCGGTTTTTCTGCTCACCCTGATACAGCTTTGTCCCTTCCGGGAAATCTATCGTTTCCTGGAAGCTCGATGCTGCTCGACTCGCTGAACGGAGCTGCCGAAGGAGCCATCCCGGGCGTCAAGAGTACGTTCCTCGACTCCATATCCTCACTGTCTGTCAGCAATCCCACCAAGGCTGTCAGCGGAGGCGACACTGCCATCACCCAGTATTTTGAGCAGAACAGCCGCGATACGCTGGCAAAGCTTGTGCGGCCCATAGTGGAACAGTCGGTCCAAAGCGCCGGTGTTGGCGACTACCTTGGCCCCTTGGCAGCCGCACAACAGGCCGCCGGGCTGGGGGGAACGGCCTTTGATCCGACAACGTATTTGACTGACAAGACTTTGGATTCAATGTTTTATTATATAGGCGAGAAGGAAAAGGCGCTGCGCTCCAGCGGCGCTGAAAACGCATCGAGCTTATTGCAGAAGCTATTTTAA